In Rhipicephalus microplus isolate Deutch F79 chromosome 7, USDA_Rmic, whole genome shotgun sequence, one genomic interval encodes:
- the LOC142766827 gene encoding uncharacterized protein LOC142766827 produces the protein MPWIVALQHNRSLRKLYISVFGMSEAQFRSLLSVIAEGETLRKVVIQDSQWDLNHGMLSRVIRELGMCDRISFMCLEIVPWKIPELSKVPEVSCVKLERLEVTLDALHPLEALMEYANMFYRPGTLTAITIGCMLLTQQPALEKVLLLLAKSSALTHVVINVYNHSSWHLCGQCVDLFDRVVSALATNPRITEMWLPFFPLETTHLDTLCDSAREHRSLTAVKFRSHYRRWSQPSADFSAAVMRLQDAVC, from the coding sequence ATGCCGTGGATTGTCGCCCTGCAGCACAACCGCAGTTTGAGGAAGCTCTACATTTCCGTATTCGGCATGAGCGAGGCGCAGTTCCGAAGTTTGCTCAGCGTTATCGCGGAAGGAGAGACGTTGAGGAAGGTAGTGATCCAAGATTCCCAGTGGGACCTGAATCACGGAATGCTTTCCAGGGTGATACGAGAGCTCGGAATGTGCGATCGCATTAGCTTCATGTGTCTTGAAATCGTCCCCTGGAAAATTCCAGAACTCTCAAAAGTTCCGGAAGTTTCGTGCGTGAAGCTCGAAAGGCTCGAAGTGACGCTGGATGCCTTGCACCCCTTGGAGGCGCTGATGGAGTACGCCAACATGTTCTATCGACCCGGAACACTGACGGCAATAACTATTGGCTGTATGCTGTTGACACAACAGCCTGCCTTGGAAAAGGTGCTATTGTTGCTGGCCAAATCATCAGCGTTGACGCATGTGGTAATCAACGTCTACAATCACTCGTCGTGGCACCTCTGTGGCCAATGCGTTGACCTGTTCGACCGCGTGGTGTCGGCACTGGCGACAAACCCCCGCATCACCGAGATGTGGCTGCCTTTCTTCCCGTTGGAAACAACACACCTGGACACTCTGTGCGACAGCGCCCGCGAGCACCGAAGCCTCACTGCGGTCAAGTTTCGTTCCCACTACAGGCGGTGGAGTCAGCCATCGGcagacttctcagcagctgtCATGCGG